One genomic window of Punica granatum isolate Tunisia-2019 chromosome 1, ASM765513v2, whole genome shotgun sequence includes the following:
- the LOC116192997 gene encoding uncharacterized protein LOC116192997, whose product MVTQKLDPSPEKSIWDQMRSPASGGGSPGRPSLPRLMVWLVLFVSVTYLVYALRLVSTSRPCPEEDPFSTARRLSSTTSFSSSTDTQTRNRTEARREPEEALQRTELKHIVFGIAASAKLWDQRKSYIKLWYKPKQMRGIVWLDRPVHAAPEEAASLPPIKISGDTSQFPYKNRQGHRSALRISRIVSETLQLGMSNVRWFVMGDDDTVFVTENLLRVLNKYDHRQFYYIGSLSESHLQNIYFSYGMAYGGGGFAISYPLAKALSEMQDSCIRRYPGLYGSDDRIQACMAELGVPLTKELGFHQYDVYGNLFGLLAAHPIAPLISLHHLDVVEPIFPNVTRVQALQRLTVPMNLDSAGLMQQSICYDKSRSWTVSVSWGFAVQIFRGVFSPREVEMPARTFLNWYRRADYTAYAFNTRPVSRNLCQKPFVFYLSNARLDSSANRTVSEYIRQRVPAAPHPPCKWKMANPEDLDYVVVHKKPDPHLWERSPRRNCCRIMEAKKKGSMVIEVGACREGEVSEM is encoded by the exons ATGGTGACCCAGAAGCTGGATCCGTCGCCGGAGAAATCCATCTGGGACCAAATGAGGAGCCCTGCTTCCGGCGGCGGCTCACCTGGCCGCCCCTCCCTGCCCAGACTCATGGTGTGGCTCGTCCTCTTCGTCTCTGTCACCTACCTCGTCTACGCCCTCAGGCTCGTCTCCACCTCCCGCCCCTGCCCTGAGGAGGACCCATTCTCCACCGCCCGCCGCCTCTCCAGCACCacctccttctcctcctccaccgACACGCAGACCCGAAACCGGACCGAGGCCCGGCGCGAACCCGAAGAGGCCCTACAGAGGACGGAGCTGAAGCACATTGTGTTCGGCATCGCCGCCTCCGCCAAGCTCTGGGACCAGCGCAAGAGCTACATCAAGCTCTG GTACAAGCCGAAACAGATGAGGGGTATAGTATGGCTCGACCGCCCGGTCCACGCCGCGCCAGAGGAAGCTGCTTCTCTGCCGCCGATTAAGATATCCGGCGACACGTCCCAGTTCCCATACAAGAATCGGCAAGGCCACCGCTCGGCGCTCCGCATCTCCCGTATCGTTTCGGAGACGCTGCAATTGGGCATGAGCAATGTTAGGTGGTTCGTGATGGGGGACGACGACACGGTGTTCGTGACGGAGAACCTCCTCAGGGTCCTGAACAAGTACGACCACCGGCAGTTCTACTACATCGGCAGCCTGTCGGAGAGCCACCTCCAGAACATATACTTCTCATACGGGATGGCCTACGGGGGCGGCGGCTTCGCCATCAGCTACCCGCTCGCCAAGGCCCTGTCGGAGATGCAGGACAGTTGCATTCGCCGGTACCCGGGGCTGTACGGCTCCGACGACAGGATTCAGGCGTGCATGGCCGAGCTCGGCGTCCCGCTCACCAAGGAACTCGGCTTCCACCAG TATGATGTCTATGGGAACCTGTTCGGGCTCCTCGCCGCACACCCGATCGCCCCGCTGATCTCCCTTCACCACCTCGATGTCGTCGAGCCCATCTTCCCCAACGTGACCCGTGTCCAGGCCCTCCAGAGGCTCACTGTGCCTATGAACCTCGACTCCGCGGGCCTCATGCAGCAGTCTATCTGCTATGACAAATCGAGGAGTTGGACAGTCTCTGTCTCGTGGGGCTTTGCCGTCCAGATCTTCCGGGGAGTCTTCTCACCTAGAGAGGTGGAGATGCCGGCAAGGACCTTCCTGAACTGGTATAGGAGAGCGGATTACACAGCCTATGCCTTCAACACCAGGCCGGTCAGCCGGAACCTGTGCCAGAAGCCATTCGTCTTCTACCTGTCAAACGCAAGGCTTGACTCCTCGGCGAACCGGACGGTGAGCGAGTACATCCGGCAGCGGGTCCCGGCTGCCCCGCACCCACCGTGCAAATGGAAGATGGCCAATCCTGAGGATCTCGATTATGTGGTGGTCCACAAGAAGCCGGACCCACATTTATGGGAAAGA TCTCCGAGAAGAAATTGTTGCAGAATAATGGAGGCCAAGAAGAAGGGAAGCATGGTGATAGAAGTGGGAGCATGCAGGGAAGGTGAGGTTAGTGAAATGTAG